In one Nocardioides sp. NBC_00368 genomic region, the following are encoded:
- a CDS encoding pyridoxamine 5'-phosphate oxidase family protein, with protein MAQLEELTVEESWRLATDTQISRIGWNGPRGPVVLPVNHVVHEKSVWIRTSAHSSMAEQVDESAVALLVDDLDPDTHVGWSVQFKGRAEILYREDQIPDVVKNLHAWPAGPRPLWVRLHPKEVTGRRLAAG; from the coding sequence GTGGCCCAACTGGAAGAGCTCACGGTCGAGGAGTCCTGGCGGCTCGCGACGGACACCCAGATCTCCCGGATCGGCTGGAACGGGCCACGCGGCCCGGTGGTGCTGCCCGTGAACCACGTGGTGCACGAGAAGTCGGTCTGGATCCGCACCTCGGCCCACTCCTCGATGGCCGAGCAGGTCGACGAGAGTGCGGTCGCCCTGCTGGTCGACGACCTCGACCCGGACACCCACGTGGGCTGGTCGGTGCAGTTCAAGGGCCGCGCGGAGATCCTCTACCGCGAGGACCAGATCCCCGACGTCGTCAAGAACCTCCACGCCTGGCCCGCCGGACCTCGTCCGTTGTGGGTGCGGCTGCACCCCAAGGAGGTCACCGGCCGCCGTCTGGCTGCCGGCTGA
- a CDS encoding SGNH/GDSL hydrolase family protein translates to MRRYVRRGAALLGTVAATVALAIGPGGAAPASAAGSVKMVALGDSSAAGPLVGTQNSLDCLRSASNWPTVAARALGAQLTDVTCSGATTADLTGRRFGYIAPQLDAVTADTDIVTLAIGANDINMGGTVVGCTQPLPEPFGVSCKSWMTAGGDTTDAQLAAVQPKIVDAVNRIHTRAPGATVHLVGYLRYWDATGCYPTDPIWTVDAQWLQSVFDRTNAMIRRAAAESGATYIDIATPSTGRGVCAPYASKWVEGLIPTSAAAPYHPNQSGMDAAGAVVAAAIGR, encoded by the coding sequence ATGAGACGGTACGTACGGCGTGGTGCGGCCCTGCTGGGAACGGTTGCGGCGACGGTCGCCCTGGCGATCGGGCCGGGCGGAGCGGCGCCGGCCTCGGCGGCCGGTTCGGTGAAGATGGTCGCCCTCGGTGACTCCTCGGCCGCGGGCCCGCTGGTGGGGACCCAGAACAGCCTGGACTGCCTGCGCTCGGCCTCGAACTGGCCGACCGTCGCCGCCCGGGCCCTCGGCGCACAGCTCACCGACGTGACCTGCTCGGGTGCGACGACCGCCGACCTGACCGGGCGGCGGTTCGGCTACATCGCGCCGCAGCTCGACGCGGTCACCGCCGACACCGACATCGTCACGCTGGCGATCGGCGCCAACGACATCAACATGGGCGGCACCGTGGTCGGCTGCACCCAGCCGCTGCCCGAGCCGTTCGGCGTCTCGTGCAAGTCGTGGATGACGGCAGGCGGGGACACCACCGACGCCCAGCTCGCGGCCGTCCAGCCGAAGATCGTCGATGCCGTCAACCGGATCCACACCAGGGCGCCCGGGGCCACCGTCCACCTGGTCGGCTACCTGCGCTACTGGGACGCGACCGGCTGCTATCCGACCGACCCGATCTGGACCGTCGACGCCCAGTGGCTGCAGTCCGTCTTCGACCGGACCAACGCGATGATCCGGCGGGCCGCTGCGGAGAGCGGGGCGACCTACATCGACATCGCCACGCCGAGCACCGGCCGCGGCGTCTGCGCCCCCTACGCGAGCAAGTGGGTCGAGGGCCTCATCCCCACCAGCGCTGCGGCGCCGTACCACCCTAACCAGAGCGGCATGGACGCGGCCGGAGCCGTCGTCGCCGCGGCGATCGGTCGATAG
- a CDS encoding cytidine deaminase gives MPEQSELSAEDRKLVTLARATRARTGAAEGAAVRDLDGRTYAAATVDLPSLQVSAIGVCVAMAVASGSKGLEAVVVLGEAEAPAANDLAAVKEFAGEDVPVLLGDPRGTLVTSARS, from the coding sequence ATGCCTGAGCAGAGTGAGCTGTCGGCGGAGGACCGCAAGCTGGTGACCCTGGCCCGCGCGACGCGTGCCCGCACCGGCGCGGCCGAAGGAGCAGCCGTACGCGACCTCGACGGCCGCACCTACGCCGCCGCCACCGTGGACCTGCCCTCGCTCCAGGTCTCCGCGATCGGCGTGTGCGTGGCGATGGCGGTGGCCTCCGGCTCCAAGGGCCTCGAGGCCGTCGTCGTGCTCGGCGAGGCCGAGGCGCCGGCCGCGAACGACCTGGCGGCCGTGAAGGAGTTCGCCGGTGAGGACGTCCCGGTCCTCCTCGGCGACCCGCGCGGCACGCTGGTCACCTCCGCGCGGTCATAG
- a CDS encoding siderophore-interacting protein — protein MSVKAQQYAAEVLRREQITPHLVRLVLGGPGLAGFESTGIPDEWVGLIVPGQFQSRYYTVRSWQEGELTLDVVVHDVGLVTEWATRLDPVGQTVTITEPKGSYAAPEAAEWLLLVGDLTAMPAMARIAETTTLPTRIWAEVPDDLPGYLPDSAEVTWSAPPSETSSDLAAAVEKIEWPAGDGYFWMAGESSQMRAIRKHLMRERKLDSHAYDVMGYWRGGGVKRQPRAVDPGPVWREGKAQGLTDEQIWQRYDEQQEQQ, from the coding sequence ATGAGTGTCAAGGCCCAGCAGTACGCCGCGGAGGTGCTGCGGCGCGAGCAGATCACGCCCCACCTCGTACGCCTGGTGCTCGGCGGTCCCGGGTTGGCCGGGTTCGAGTCCACCGGGATCCCGGACGAGTGGGTCGGACTGATCGTGCCGGGACAGTTCCAGTCGCGCTACTACACGGTGCGGTCGTGGCAGGAGGGCGAGCTGACCCTCGACGTCGTCGTCCACGACGTCGGTCTGGTGACCGAGTGGGCCACCCGTCTCGACCCGGTGGGACAGACCGTCACCATCACCGAGCCCAAGGGGTCCTACGCCGCGCCGGAGGCCGCCGAATGGCTGCTGCTGGTCGGCGACCTGACCGCGATGCCGGCGATGGCGCGGATCGCCGAGACCACCACGCTGCCGACGCGGATCTGGGCCGAGGTGCCCGACGACCTGCCCGGCTACCTCCCCGACTCCGCCGAGGTCACCTGGTCGGCGCCGCCCTCGGAGACCTCCTCCGACCTGGCCGCGGCCGTGGAGAAGATCGAGTGGCCGGCCGGCGACGGCTACTTCTGGATGGCGGGTGAGTCGAGCCAGATGCGGGCGATCCGCAAGCATCTGATGCGGGAGCGCAAGCTCGACTCGCACGCCTACGACGTGATGGGCTACTGGCGCGGAGGCGGCGTGAAGCGGCAGCCGCGAGCGGTCGATCCCGGACCGGTGTGGCGCGAGGGCAAGGCCCAGGGGCTCACCGACGAGCAGATCTGGCAGCGATACGACGAGCAACAGGAGCAGCAGTGA
- a CDS encoding VOC family protein has translation MVDLFAGIPVTSIAAAVPWYEKLLDEVAFRPNEVEAVFEAAEHRYVYVEQKPEIAGHGFVTLFVDDLDARLTAIADRGLRPESEETYENGVRKTIFRDPDGNEIGIGGGPAVA, from the coding sequence ATGGTCGACCTCTTCGCGGGCATCCCGGTGACCAGCATCGCTGCCGCCGTGCCCTGGTACGAGAAGCTGCTCGACGAGGTCGCGTTCCGGCCGAACGAGGTCGAGGCCGTCTTCGAGGCGGCCGAGCACCGCTACGTCTACGTCGAGCAGAAGCCCGAGATCGCCGGCCACGGCTTCGTCACCCTCTTCGTCGACGACCTCGACGCCCGCCTCACCGCGATCGCCGACCGCGGGCTGCGCCCGGAGTCGGAGGAGACGTACGAGAACGGGGTGCGCAAGACCATCTTCCGCGACCCCGACGGCAACGAGATCGGCATCGGCGGCGGCCCCGCGGTCGCCTGA
- a CDS encoding PucR family transcriptional regulator codes for MTGPSSWLIGGHEVTQILSTRIPELTDEVLRVLMAELPVYARLPTDLLQGDVRRVVVRAIRLFVAALDTGGRPDDAALADLAESAARRAEEGVPFEMVIAAYHRGVQVCADTALSGARPEEVEAVHAVLRTAMSFLEHIAVAVAAGYAQHTRTALAEQAASRTLLVNTLVEGGDIHEAAGRAGMTLPASYLVATLAAGPHPDESDPGIDPLVAARWKLRRIHEELSRHYRETVLWIPATDGGQALVPLSAAADESSSTDIVRLERILADVRRVAGADIHVGVTVATPSEVPEAARLSREVLEVALRLGKPPGLYRLVDVVLEHQLSRAGAGRDLLETLLDPLDGHDDLGETLQIFLTSGLNRRRTASALHVHPNTVDNRIRRVTELTGLDATRAEDLPLLHAALTARRTGSGL; via the coding sequence GTGACAGGTCCCAGCAGCTGGCTCATCGGTGGCCACGAGGTCACCCAGATCCTCTCGACCCGGATCCCCGAGCTGACCGACGAGGTGCTCCGTGTGCTCATGGCGGAGCTGCCCGTCTATGCCCGTCTGCCCACGGACCTGCTCCAAGGAGACGTACGCCGGGTCGTGGTGCGTGCCATCCGGCTCTTCGTGGCGGCGCTCGACACCGGCGGACGGCCTGACGACGCGGCGCTGGCGGACCTGGCCGAGTCGGCCGCACGCCGTGCCGAGGAGGGCGTCCCGTTCGAGATGGTGATCGCCGCCTACCACCGCGGAGTGCAGGTCTGCGCGGACACGGCGCTCTCCGGGGCGCGACCCGAGGAGGTAGAGGCGGTGCACGCCGTGCTGCGCACCGCGATGAGCTTCCTCGAGCACATCGCGGTCGCGGTGGCGGCCGGGTACGCCCAGCACACCAGGACCGCGCTGGCCGAGCAGGCGGCCTCACGGACGCTCCTGGTCAACACCCTGGTGGAGGGTGGGGACATCCACGAGGCAGCCGGACGTGCCGGGATGACGCTGCCCGCCTCCTACCTGGTCGCCACCTTGGCGGCCGGCCCCCATCCCGACGAGTCCGACCCCGGCATCGACCCGCTCGTGGCCGCTCGCTGGAAGCTGCGGCGCATCCACGAGGAGCTGAGCAGGCACTACCGGGAGACGGTGCTCTGGATCCCGGCCACCGACGGTGGTCAGGCTCTGGTCCCGCTCTCGGCGGCCGCCGACGAGAGCTCCTCGACGGACATCGTGCGCCTGGAGCGGATCCTGGCCGACGTACGCCGCGTCGCGGGGGCGGACATCCACGTCGGCGTCACCGTCGCGACACCGTCCGAGGTCCCGGAGGCGGCACGTCTCTCGCGCGAGGTCCTCGAGGTCGCGCTGCGGCTGGGCAAGCCGCCTGGCCTCTACCGGCTGGTCGATGTGGTGCTCGAGCACCAGCTGTCCCGGGCCGGCGCCGGCCGGGACCTGCTCGAGACGTTGCTCGACCCTCTCGACGGCCACGACGACCTCGGCGAGACCTTGCAGATCTTCCTGACGAGCGGGCTCAACCGCCGCCGGACCGCCTCGGCGCTGCACGTCCATCCCAACACCGTCGACAACCGGATCCGGCGGGTGACCGAGCTGACCGGCCTGGACGCGACCCGCGCCGAGGACCTGCCGCTGCTGCACGCAGCCCTCACCGCGCGCCGCACCGGCTCGGGCCTATGA
- a CDS encoding class I SAM-dependent methyltransferase: MNDIAETINELFDGGLPIKLTAYDGSVAGDRDSEFGMEILNPRGLAFLLTAPGDLGLARAYVSGDMALHGIHPGDPYPLLDLILDKTDFKRPSPRETIDLVRALGVTNFVPPKPPPQEHLPAWRQRAENVRHLSGRALSALPWTRHSPERDADAIHHHYDVSNTFYEYVLGPSMTYTCALYPTDDATLEEAQAAKYDLICRKLGLEPGMRLLDIGCGWGGMVRHAAKHYGVKALGVTLSREQANWAQQAIKADGLDDVAEVRYSDYRDVVEGDFDAVSSIGLTEHIGVANYPSYFGFIKGKLRDGGRLLNHCITRPDNVSKANAGAFIDRYVFPDGELIGSGTIVSAIENTGLEVQHHENIRVHYAKTLTAWNDNLRDNWDACVDEVGLGTAKVWGIYMAGSRIGFERNNIQLHHVLATKTVDGASGYPLRHTF; encoded by the coding sequence GTGAACGACATTGCAGAGACCATCAACGAACTCTTCGACGGTGGGCTGCCGATCAAGCTCACCGCGTACGACGGCAGCGTGGCCGGCGACAGGGACTCCGAGTTCGGCATGGAGATCCTCAACCCACGTGGGCTCGCGTTCCTGCTGACCGCGCCGGGCGACCTCGGCCTGGCCCGCGCCTACGTCAGCGGCGACATGGCCCTCCACGGCATCCATCCGGGCGACCCCTACCCGCTCCTGGACCTGATCCTGGACAAGACCGACTTCAAGCGGCCCAGCCCTCGCGAGACGATCGACCTGGTCCGCGCCCTCGGCGTGACGAACTTCGTCCCGCCGAAGCCGCCACCGCAGGAGCACCTGCCCGCGTGGCGGCAGCGGGCCGAGAACGTACGCCACCTCTCCGGTCGCGCGCTCAGCGCGCTGCCGTGGACGCGGCACTCGCCGGAGCGTGATGCCGACGCGATCCACCACCACTACGACGTCTCCAACACCTTCTACGAGTACGTCCTCGGCCCGTCGATGACCTACACCTGCGCTCTCTATCCGACCGACGACGCCACCCTCGAGGAGGCGCAGGCGGCCAAGTACGACCTGATCTGCCGCAAGCTCGGACTCGAGCCCGGGATGCGGCTGCTCGACATCGGCTGCGGCTGGGGTGGGATGGTGCGCCACGCCGCCAAGCACTACGGGGTGAAGGCGCTCGGCGTCACCCTGTCGCGCGAGCAGGCCAACTGGGCCCAGCAGGCGATCAAGGCCGACGGCCTCGACGACGTCGCCGAGGTGCGCTACTCCGACTACCGCGACGTGGTCGAGGGGGACTTCGACGCGGTCAGCTCCATCGGGCTCACCGAGCACATCGGCGTGGCCAACTACCCGTCCTACTTCGGATTCATCAAGGGCAAGCTGCGCGACGGGGGCCGGCTGCTCAACCACTGCATCACCCGTCCGGACAACGTCTCGAAGGCGAACGCGGGGGCGTTCATCGACCGCTACGTCTTCCCCGACGGCGAGCTGATCGGCTCGGGGACGATCGTCTCCGCGATCGAGAACACCGGCCTCGAGGTGCAGCACCACGAGAACATCCGGGTCCACTACGCCAAGACGCTCACCGCGTGGAACGACAACCTCCGCGACAACTGGGACGCCTGCGTCGACGAGGTCGGCCTCGGCACCGCGAAGGTCTGGGGGATCTACATGGCCGGTTCCCGGATCGGCTTCGAGCGCAACAACATCCAGCTCCACCACGTGCTCGCCACCAAGACCGTCGACGGGGCCTCCGGCTACCCGCTGCGGCACACCTTCTGA
- the era gene encoding GTPase Era → MTEPAFRSGFVSFVGRPNAGKSTLTNALVGTKVAITSDKPQTTRTVVKGIVHRPDGQLILVDTPGIHRPRTLLGERLNDLVEATWTEVDVVAICFPCNEKIGPGDRRIAENANKLKKGIKRVAVATKTDLATPEQIGEHLMSIQALGQELGIEWAEIVPVSSVGGDQVDLLAELLIKLLPEGPPLYPDGELTDSPEEIIVAELIREAALEGVRDELPHSIAVVVEEMRLREDRPENKPLMDIHAFLYVERDSQKGIVIGHKGSRLKDVGQRARLQIKELLGMPVYLDLHVKIAKDWQRDPRQLRKLGF, encoded by the coding sequence GTGACCGAGCCAGCTTTCCGGAGCGGCTTCGTGTCGTTCGTCGGACGTCCCAACGCGGGCAAGTCGACCCTGACCAACGCACTGGTCGGCACCAAGGTGGCGATCACCTCCGACAAGCCGCAGACGACCCGCACCGTGGTCAAGGGCATCGTCCACCGCCCCGACGGCCAGCTGATCCTGGTCGACACCCCCGGCATCCACCGGCCGCGTACGCTGCTCGGCGAGCGGCTCAACGACCTGGTCGAGGCGACCTGGACCGAGGTCGACGTGGTCGCGATCTGCTTCCCGTGCAACGAGAAGATCGGCCCCGGTGACCGCCGGATCGCCGAGAACGCCAACAAGCTCAAGAAGGGCATCAAGCGGGTCGCGGTCGCCACCAAGACCGACCTCGCCACCCCCGAGCAGATCGGCGAGCACCTGATGTCGATTCAGGCGCTGGGCCAGGAGCTGGGCATCGAGTGGGCCGAGATCGTGCCGGTCTCCAGCGTCGGCGGCGACCAGGTCGATCTCCTCGCCGAGCTGCTCATCAAGCTGCTCCCCGAGGGACCGCCGCTCTACCCCGACGGCGAGCTCACCGACTCTCCCGAGGAGATCATCGTCGCCGAGCTCATCCGCGAGGCAGCCCTCGAGGGCGTACGCGACGAGCTCCCGCACTCCATCGCCGTCGTCGTCGAGGAGATGCGCCTGCGCGAGGACCGTCCTGAGAACAAGCCGCTGATGGACATCCACGCCTTTCTCTACGTCGAGCGCGACTCCCAGAAGGGCATCGTGATCGGCCACAAGGGCTCCCGGCTCAAGGACGTCGGCCAGCGCGCCCGCCTGCAGATCAAGGAGCTGCTCGGGATGCCGGTCTACCTCGACCTGCACGTCAAGATCGCCAAGGACTGGCAGCGCGACCCGCGTCAGCTGCGCAAGCTGGGGTTCTAG
- a CDS encoding pyridoxamine 5'-phosphate oxidase family protein, protein METYNLAEMYDAAPMSWEEVTRRLEAGFNQGPGSQEGEPGRYTTWVSTINADGGPHVNAVGAIWFDGSFHLVTGPRTRRGRNLARDPRGAISLSVREFDLVVEGHAIRVLGEELARVAKRYHDHEGWPAEVDESGEALTAPFNAQSAGAAPWHVHRLEATSAHAVQCVEPYGATRWRF, encoded by the coding sequence ATGGAGACCTACAACCTTGCCGAGATGTACGACGCAGCGCCGATGTCCTGGGAGGAGGTGACCAGGCGGCTGGAGGCCGGGTTCAACCAGGGTCCCGGGTCCCAGGAGGGCGAGCCGGGGCGCTACACGACCTGGGTCAGCACCATCAACGCCGACGGTGGCCCGCACGTGAACGCCGTCGGCGCGATCTGGTTCGACGGCTCCTTCCACCTCGTCACCGGACCGAGGACGCGGCGCGGCCGCAACCTGGCTCGCGACCCGCGCGGTGCCATCTCGCTCTCGGTGCGCGAGTTCGACCTGGTGGTCGAGGGCCACGCCATCCGCGTGCTGGGCGAGGAGCTCGCCCGGGTGGCGAAGCGCTACCACGACCACGAGGGCTGGCCGGCCGAGGTCGACGAGTCCGGGGAGGCCCTGACCGCGCCCTTCAACGCGCAGAGCGCCGGCGCCGCGCCGTGGCACGTGCACCGGCTCGAGGCGACCTCGGCGCACGCGGTCCAGTGTGTGGAGCCGTACGGCGCGACCCGGTGGAGGTTCTGA
- a CDS encoding septum formation family protein, whose product MIGHTPRRTTSLSFVIVVLAALALSGCGGDRAAAKGEDPKQVDSTALPEVGKCRNLSHEDVAEAYNFDKYVACDEPHNAETFGAGPLPDEFKDAEYGDEKVNEWAFSQCRKLLEKYVGTNQSVLMRSMLSHVYFGPSEKAWEEGARWIRCDVVGGGQQGAEYVDLPTTTRNLLKVKNIEDIEDRWMVCAQGKSVTSAKVPCSDPHQMRAVTTIKLGEDKTPFLGVAESKKKAAQYCKGSVQAWLGYPESFDYGYTWFGEKEWKAGNRWAVCWAVTEE is encoded by the coding sequence GTGATCGGCCATACCCCCAGACGTACGACCTCCTTGTCCTTCGTCATCGTGGTGCTCGCCGCCCTCGCGCTCAGCGGGTGCGGCGGGGATCGAGCGGCCGCCAAGGGCGAGGACCCGAAGCAGGTGGACTCGACGGCGCTGCCCGAGGTCGGCAAGTGCCGCAACCTCTCCCACGAGGACGTCGCCGAGGCCTACAACTTCGACAAGTACGTGGCCTGCGACGAGCCGCACAACGCCGAGACCTTCGGCGCCGGACCGCTCCCGGACGAGTTCAAGGACGCCGAGTACGGTGACGAGAAGGTCAACGAGTGGGCCTTCAGCCAGTGCCGCAAGCTGCTGGAGAAGTACGTCGGCACCAACCAGAGCGTGCTGATGCGCTCGATGCTCTCCCACGTCTACTTCGGCCCCTCGGAGAAGGCCTGGGAGGAGGGCGCGCGCTGGATCCGCTGCGACGTGGTCGGCGGCGGACAGCAGGGCGCCGAGTACGTCGACCTGCCGACCACCACTCGCAACCTCCTCAAGGTCAAGAACATCGAGGACATCGAGGACCGTTGGATGGTGTGCGCGCAGGGTAAGTCGGTCACCTCCGCGAAGGTGCCCTGCTCCGACCCGCACCAGATGCGAGCGGTGACGACCATCAAGCTGGGCGAGGACAAGACCCCGTTCCTGGGTGTGGCGGAGTCCAAGAAGAAGGCCGCGCAGTACTGCAAGGGCTCGGTCCAGGCCTGGTTGGGTTACCCGGAAAGCTTCGACTACGGGTACACATGGTTCGGAGAGAAGGAGTGGAAGGCCGGCAACCGCTGGGCCGTCTGCTGGGCGGTGACAGAGGAGTGA
- a CDS encoding FAD-binding oxidoreductase: MTGETGWERHNEAVERLTTSYAAIPEGAPVRLSKRTTNLFRARAASSAPGLDVSGLSGVIEVDAAAGTADVQGMCTYEGLVDATLAHGMIPYVVPQLRTITLGGAVTGMGIESTSFRNGMPHESVLEMDILTGSGEIVTTRPGEDLFDTFPNSYGSLGYATRLKIKLEKVPGYVALRHVRFDDLGLLTKTIAQITETRTYEGERVDGLDGVAFEPGEYYLTLATWTESATQTPSDYGGQQIYYRSIQQRDTDLLTTYDYLWRWDTDWFWCSGAFGAQNKYLRRVWPRRLRRSDVYMKLVGLDRKFGIADKLDARAGRLLRERVIQDIEVPVENLPAFLEWFDAEIGMRPVWLCPLVSTGTSTGGKWPTYPLEAGRTYVNVGFWGTVHVGPSAVNAPKNRAIETQVHELGGHKSLYSEAFYDKDVFDALYDGDNLAAVKARYDPGNRLTDLYSKAVKRL; encoded by the coding sequence GTGACGGGTGAGACTGGCTGGGAACGACACAACGAAGCCGTCGAGCGGCTGACGACCTCCTACGCAGCGATTCCGGAGGGGGCTCCGGTCAGGCTGTCGAAGCGCACCACCAACCTCTTCCGGGCCCGGGCCGCGTCCAGCGCCCCGGGCCTCGACGTCTCCGGCCTGAGCGGCGTGATCGAGGTCGACGCCGCGGCGGGCACCGCCGACGTACAGGGCATGTGCACCTACGAGGGCCTCGTCGACGCCACCCTGGCGCACGGGATGATCCCCTACGTAGTCCCGCAGCTGCGCACGATCACGCTGGGCGGCGCGGTGACGGGCATGGGCATCGAGTCGACGAGCTTCCGCAACGGGATGCCCCACGAGTCGGTGCTGGAGATGGACATCCTCACCGGCTCGGGGGAGATCGTCACCACCCGTCCCGGTGAGGACCTCTTCGACACCTTCCCCAACTCCTACGGCTCCCTCGGCTACGCCACCCGGCTCAAGATCAAGCTGGAGAAGGTGCCGGGATACGTCGCGCTGCGGCACGTACGTTTCGACGACCTCGGCCTGCTGACGAAGACCATCGCGCAGATCACCGAGACCAGGACGTACGAGGGCGAGCGGGTCGACGGGCTCGACGGTGTCGCCTTCGAGCCGGGGGAGTACTACCTGACCCTCGCGACCTGGACCGAGAGTGCGACGCAGACGCCCAGCGACTACGGCGGCCAGCAGATCTACTACCGGTCGATCCAGCAGCGAGACACCGACCTCCTGACCACCTATGACTACCTGTGGCGCTGGGACACCGACTGGTTCTGGTGCTCGGGCGCCTTCGGCGCGCAGAACAAGTACCTGCGCCGCGTGTGGCCCCGCCGGCTGCGCCGCTCCGACGTCTACATGAAGCTGGTCGGCCTGGACCGGAAGTTCGGCATCGCCGACAAGCTCGACGCGCGCGCCGGACGGCTGCTGCGGGAGCGGGTGATCCAGGACATCGAGGTCCCGGTCGAGAACCTGCCCGCCTTCCTGGAGTGGTTCGACGCCGAGATCGGGATGCGGCCGGTGTGGCTGTGCCCGTTGGTCTCCACGGGGACGAGCACGGGCGGGAAATGGCCGACCTACCCGCTCGAGGCGGGCCGGACGTACGTCAACGTCGGTTTCTGGGGCACGGTCCACGTCGGCCCCAGCGCCGTCAACGCTCCCAAGAACCGGGCGATCGAGACGCAGGTGCACGAGCTCGGCGGGCATAAATCGCTCTACTCCGAGGCGTTCTATGACAAGGATGTCTTCGACGCTCTCTACGACGGGGACAACCTCGCGGCCGTGAAGGCGAGGTATGACCCTGGCAACCGGTTGACCGATCTGTACAGCAAGGCGGTGAAGAGACTGTGA
- a CDS encoding septum formation family protein, whose translation MRHKLWGALVVVGAMALAGCGGDEPEAAPSAPSAPPSPSASAAPSPKEGACYNLSYEEALAPTAGGTAVSCKGKHTTQTYAVGRLKNVVDGHLVAVDSEQVAAQVAEACPNKVTKYLGGNADDLRLSMLRPVWFTPTIKESEAGANWFRCDVIGIAGPKALMTLKGNMKGVLGDSDTAEPFRMCGTASPKSDSFKRVPCSLKHTWRALSVIDLGSGKYPGESKVNSAGAEDCKAAAAEVADDPLKYEWSWEFPSAEQWQGGQSYGICWAPS comes from the coding sequence ATGCGACACAAGCTTTGGGGGGCTCTCGTCGTCGTCGGAGCCATGGCTCTGGCCGGATGTGGCGGAGACGAGCCGGAGGCCGCGCCATCGGCACCCTCGGCCCCGCCGTCCCCGTCCGCATCTGCTGCGCCGTCCCCCAAGGAGGGCGCCTGCTACAATCTCAGCTACGAGGAGGCGCTGGCCCCGACCGCCGGTGGCACCGCGGTGTCCTGCAAGGGCAAGCACACCACCCAGACCTACGCCGTGGGCCGGCTGAAGAACGTCGTCGACGGCCACCTGGTCGCGGTGGACTCGGAGCAGGTCGCGGCCCAGGTCGCGGAGGCGTGCCCCAACAAGGTCACCAAGTACCTCGGTGGCAACGCCGACGACCTGCGTCTCTCGATGCTGCGCCCGGTCTGGTTCACGCCGACGATCAAGGAGTCCGAGGCGGGCGCCAACTGGTTCCGCTGCGACGTCATCGGCATCGCCGGCCCGAAGGCCCTGATGACGCTCAAGGGCAACATGAAGGGCGTCCTGGGCGACTCCGACACCGCCGAGCCGTTCCGGATGTGCGGCACCGCCTCGCCGAAGTCCGACTCCTTCAAGCGCGTCCCGTGCTCCCTCAAGCACACCTGGCGCGCGCTGTCGGTCATCGACCTCGGCTCCGGCAAGTACCCCGGCGAGTCGAAGGTCAACAGCGCCGGCGCCGAGGACTGCAAGGCCGCTGCCGCCGAGGTCGCCGACGACCCGCTCAAGTACGAGTGGTCCTGGGAGTTCCCCAGCGCCGAGCAGTGGCAGGGCGGGCAGTCGTACGGGATCTGTTGGGCGCCTAGCTGA
- a CDS encoding flavodoxin family protein yields the protein MPRLLVVHHSPTRSLQRLTDAVVSGANDPEIEGVEVVVRPALEATAEDVLAADGYVLGTSANFGYMSGALKHFFDSTFLAVGGALDPSGAAGESAGETAKRPYGLYVHGRYDTTGAIRSVQSIVGALGWAQSFDILDVLGDVEDAHVEAAYELGATLAAVLD from the coding sequence ATGCCGCGCCTGCTCGTCGTCCACCACTCCCCCACCCGGTCGCTGCAGCGGCTCACCGACGCGGTGGTCTCCGGCGCCAACGATCCCGAGATCGAGGGCGTCGAGGTCGTCGTACGTCCTGCGCTGGAGGCGACGGCCGAGGACGTCCTGGCCGCCGACGGCTACGTGCTCGGCACGAGCGCCAACTTCGGCTACATGTCGGGTGCCCTCAAGCACTTCTTCGACTCGACCTTCCTGGCCGTCGGTGGCGCGCTCGATCCCTCCGGTGCAGCCGGGGAGTCCGCCGGAGAGACCGCGAAGCGGCCCTACGGCCTCTACGTCCACGGCCGCTACGACACCACCGGCGCGATCCGCTCGGTGCAGTCCATCGTCGGCGCGCTCGGCTGGGCCCAGTCCTTCGACATCCTCGACGTCCTGGGAGACGTCGAGGACGCGCATGTCGAGGCGGCGTACGAGCTCGGAGCGACGCTGGCCGCCGTCCTGGACTGA